The Rhododendron vialii isolate Sample 1 chromosome 8a, ASM3025357v1 genome has a window encoding:
- the LOC131336614 gene encoding geraniol 8-hydroxylase-like yields the protein MLSSHQNRGQTPLVPIYILAVVTCLKTPPSNTILLGTMDSLILILYILLAITLVRTLLSILRSSKPSPRLPPGPVQLPVIGSLLKLGDKPHKSLAELAKLYGPIMSLKLGQKTVVVISSPALAREVLQKQDLAFSTRSVPNAVHAHDHNKYSVAWLPVSDQWRSLRKALNSNIFSGNRIDASQNLRRQKVQELIEHVGKCCQEGVAVDIGNAAFKTSLNLLSNTIFSIDMADPTQDSVQQFRDLIWQIMVEVGKPNLVDYFSILKKIDPLGIRRRLKSHFGDTFEMFGRLIDERLKLRRSGKSGTENDVIDILLNIIEENGEINRTHIEHLCLDIFAAGTDTTSSSVEWAMAELLRTPETLEKSKAEIEQTIGKGKPIEETDIPQLPYLQAIVKETMRLHPPAPLLLPRTVETDVEVYGYTVPQGAQVLVNAWAIGRDPSVWENPTSFMPERFLDLDVDVRGRDFELIPFGAGRRICPGLSLAIRVVPLMLGSLINSFDWKLEGGIKPEELDMDDKFGLTLQKAQPLRVVPFPV from the exons ATGCTCTCATCTCACCAAAACAGAGGGCAAACACCTCTtgttcctatatatatattggcTGTAGTTACTTGCTTGAAAACTCCCCCTTCTAATACCATTTTGCTGGGAACCATGGACTCATTGATCTTAATTCTGTATATCTTGTTAGCTATCACCTTGGTCCGAACCCTCCTTTCAATATTAAGAAGCAGCAAACCAAGCCCAAGACTTCCACCAGGGCCGGTGCAGCTTCCGGTCATCGGAAGCCTTCTAAAACTGGGTGACAAGCCCCATAAATCCCTGGCCGAGTTAGCCAAGTTATATGGCCCCATCATGAGTTTGAAACTGGGCCAAAAAACCGTTGTGGTCATTTCTTCACCAGCCTTGGCGAGAGAAGTCCTCCAAAAGCAGGATCTCGCCTTCTCCACCAGATCCGTCCCCAACGCTGTCCATGCCCACGACCACAACAAATACTCCGTGGCTTGGTTGCCGGTTTCAGATCAGTGGCGGAGCCTCCGGAAAGCCCTCAACTCTAACATATTTTCAG GTAACAGAATCGATGCTAGTCAAAATTTACGGCGGCAAAAGGTGCAGGAACTCATTGAGCATGTGGGAAAATGTTGCCAAGAAGGCGTTGCGGTGGACATAGGCAACGCAGCCTTCAAAACATCCCTTAATTTGTTATCCAATACCATATTTTCCATCGATATGGCCGACCCAACTCAAGATTCAGTGCAACAATTCAGGGATTTGATTTGGCAGATTATGGTAGAGGTCGGTAAGCCCAATTTGGTGGATTACTTTTCAATACTTAAGAAAATAGATCCACTGGGAATAAGACGCCGGTTGAAGAGTCATTTTGGGGATACTTTTGAGATGTTTGGTCGGCTTATTGATGAACGGTTGAAGTTGAGAAGATCGGGTAAGAGTGGCACAGAGAACGATGTGATAGATATTCTGCTCAATATCATTGAAGAAAATGGAGAGATTAACAGAACTCACATCGAGCATCTGTGCTTG GACATATTTGCAGCAGGAACGGATACAACATCCAGCTCAGTTGAGTGGGCAATGGCGGAGCTGTTGCGCACTCCCGAGACTTTAGAGAAATCCAAAGCTGAGATTGAACAAACTATTGGCAAAGGGAAACCGATAGAAGAAACGGACATTCCACAACTTCCTTACTTGCAAGCAATCGTGAAAGAGACCATGAGGCTACACCCGCCTGCTCCATTGCTACTCCCTCGCACGGTCGAGACGGACGTTGAAGTTTACGGCTACACTGTCCCACAGGGAGCCCAAGTGCTAGTTAATGCATGGGCTATTGGCCGTGACCCAAGCGTATGGGAAAACCCAACATCATTTATGCCTGAGAGGTTCTTGGACTTGGATGTTGATGTCCGAGGTAGGGACTTTGAGCTGATTCCTTTCGGAGCAGGACGAAGAATTTGCCCCGGGTTATCCCTGGCCATAAGGGTAGTTCCGCTGATGTTGGGTTCTCTCATAAACTCGTTTGATTGGAAGCTTGAAGGAGGAATTAAGCCAGAGGAGTTGGACATGGACGACAAGTTTGGCCTTACTTTACAAAAGGCTCAGCCCCTTCGTGTTGTTCCATTCCCTGTGTGA